The following proteins are co-located in the Canis aureus isolate CA01 chromosome X, VMU_Caureus_v.1.0, whole genome shotgun sequence genome:
- the CAPN6 gene encoding calpain-6: MGPPLKLFKNQKYQELKQECIKDGRLFCDPTFLPENDSLFYNRLLPGKVVWKRPQDICDDPHLIVGNISNHQLIQGRLGHKPMVSAFSCLTVQESHWTKTIPNHKEQEWDPRKLDKYAGIFRFRFWHFGEWTEVVIDDLLPTINGDLVFSFSTSMNEFWNALLEKAYAKLLGCYEALDGLTTTDIIVDFTGTLAETIDMQKGRYTELVEEKYKLFGELYKTFTKGGLICCSIESPNQEEQEVETDWGLLKGHTYTLTDIRKIRLGERLLEVFSTEKLYMVRLRNPLGRQEWSGPWSEISEEWQQLTVADRKNLGLVMSDDGEFWMSLEDFCRNFHELNVCRNVNNPIFGRKELESVVGCWTVDDDPLMNRSGGCYNNRDTFLQNPQYIFTVPEDGHKVIMSLQQKDLRTYQRMGRPDNYIIGFELFKVEMNRRFRLHHLYIQERAGTSTYIDTRTVFLSKYLKKGNYVLVPTMFQHGRTSEFLLRIFSEVPVQLRELTLDMPKMSCWNLARGYPKVVTQITVHSAEGLEKKYANETVNPYLVIKCGKEEVRSPVQKNTVHAIFDTQAIFYRRTTDIPIIVQVWNSRKFCDQFLGQVTLDADPSDCRDLKSLYLRKKGGPTAKVKQGHISFKVISSDDLTEL; encoded by the exons ATGGGTCCTCCTCTGAAGCTCTTCAAAAACCAGAAGTACCAGGAACTGAAGCAGGAATGCATCAAAGATGGCAGACTTTTCTGTGACCCAACTTTTCTGCCTGAGAATGATTCACTTTTCTATAACCGACTGCTTCCCGGGAAGGTGGTGTGGAAACGTCCCCAG GACATCTGTGATGACCCCCACCTGATCGTGGGCAACATCAGCAACCACCAGCTGATCCAAGGGAGACTGGGGCACAAGCCAATGGTCTCTGCATTTTCCTGTTTGACTGTTCAGGAGTCTCACTGGACAAAG ACAATTCCCAACCATAAGGAACAGGAATGGGACCCTCGAAAACTCGATAAATATGCTGGGATATTTCGCTTCCGTTTCTGGCATTTTGGAGAATGGACTGAGGTAGTGATTGATGATTTGCTGCCCACCATCAATGGAGATCTGGttttctccttctccacctccaTGAATGAGTTTTGGAATGCTCTACTGGAAAAAGCTTATGCAAA ACTGCTGGGTTGTTATGAAGCCCTCGATGGTTTGACCACCACTGATATCATTGTGGACTTCACTGGCACATTGGCCGAAACCATTGACATGCAGAAGGGAAGATACACCGAGCTGGTTGAGGAGAAGTACAAGCTGTTCGGGGAGCTATACAAAACATTTACCAAAGGAGGACTGATCTGTTGCTCCATTGAG TCTCCCAATCAGGAGGAACAAGAAGTGGAAACTGACTGGGGTCTTCTGAAGGGCCATACTTACACCTTGACTGATATTCGCAAGATCCGTCTTGGAGAAAGATTGCTGGAAGTCTTCAGTACTGAGAAGCTCTACATGGTTCGCCTGAGGAACCCCTTAGGACGACAGGAATGGAGCGGCCCCTGGAGCGAAAT TTCTGAGGAGTGGCAGCAGCTGACTGTGGCAGACCGCAAAAACCTGGGGCTTGTTATGTCTGATGATGGAGAGTTCTG GATGAGCCTGGAGGACTTTTGCCGCAACTTTCATGAACTGAATGTCTGCCGCAATGTGAACAACCCTATCTTTGGCCGCAAGGAGCTGGAATCGGTGGTGGGATGCTGGACGGTGGATGATGATCCCCTGATGAACCGGTCGGGAGGCTGCTATAACAATCGTGATACCTTCCTGCAGAATCCGCAG TACATCTTCACTGTGCCTGAGGATGGGCATAAGGTCATTATGTCACTGCAGCAAAAGGACCTGCGTACTTACCAGCGCATGGGAAGACCTGACAATTACATCATTGGATTTGAGCTCTTCAAG GTGGAGATGAACCGCAGATTCCGCCTCCACCATCTCTACATCCAGGAGCGTGCAGGGACTTCCACCTATATTGACACTCGCACCGTGTTTCTGAGCAAGTACCTGAAGAAAGGCAACTACGTGCTTGTCCCGACCATGTTCCAGCATGGCCGCACCAGCGAGTTTCTCCTGAGGATCTTCTCTGAAGTGCCCGTCCAGCTCAG GGAACTGACTCTGGACATGCCCAAGATGTCCTGCTGGAACCTGGCTCGTGGCTACCCGAAAGTAGTCACCCAGATAACTGTTCACAGCGCTGAGGGCCTGGAAAAGAAATATGCCAATGAAA CGGTAAATCCATATTTGGTCATCAAGTGTGGAAAGGAGGAAGTCCGTTCTCCTGTCCAAAAGAATACTGTTCATGCCATTTTTGACACCCAGGCGATTTTCTACAGAAGGACCACTGACATTCCTATTATAGTGCAG gtgtggaacagccGAAAATTCTGTGATCAGTTCCTGGGGCAGGTGACTCTGGATGCTGACCCCAGCGACTGCCGTGATCTGAAGTCTCTGTACCTGCGCAAGAAGGGTGGCCCAACTGCCAAAGTCAAGCAGGGCCACATCAGCTTCAAGGTTATTTCCAGCGATGATCTCACTGAGCTCTAA